The Natronoarchaeum mannanilyticum genome includes the window CCTTCTCGGATGAATGGCCAACCTGTGCGAACTTAGGTCTATCGATCTAAACGGCTGAAACGGCCAAATTCATACAGTACAATCCCGGATAACCAGTAATAGCTTCATCAAGACGGTTAATGATTGGTCGAACGTCAACCGTCCGGCAGCGACGGCGACCGCCGGCGGTTCGGCCGGTGGCCGTCGGATCTCCGGCCCGTAGCCGAGAGCGCCGGGGTCCGACCGCTCCGACCTCCGATACCGAGCCCGACCGAATTCGCCAGCCGTTTTCGCCGCACGTCGAAAAAGGGGATTCGTTTCCGATCGAACGATCAGTCGTCGTCCTGGGAGGCCGCGGTGCCGGCGCCGACGTTCATCGCGACGTTGTCCTCCATGCTCCACTCGTACTCGATGCCGTACGAGGTGGAGATGTAGTAGTAGACGGCGCCCAGGCAGAACACGCCGCTGGCGACGTTGCCGGCCGTGACGATCGCGATGTTGTACGCCATGCCCGACCACGAGACCGCCGGGTCCGCGATTGGCAGGAGGTTCGCCGAGGTCAGGATCGCCATGTTGGCGATGCTGTGCTCGAAGCCGGCGCCGATGAACACCAGCAGGCACCAGAAGATCATGATGAGCTTGGCGACCGGGTTCTCCAGGCGGAAGTTACACCACACGGCGAGCACGATCAGCCAGTTACACAGCATCGCCCGGAGGAACAGCTCCAGGGGAGCCATGGTCATCTTGGCGGCGCCGATGGCCGCGAACGGTTCGGTCGGCAGCGTTCCCGAGCCGACGAGCATCGCGGCGATGATCACCGAGCCGATCAGGTTGCCGATCCACGACCACGCCCAGACCTTCAACGTCGCGCCCGCGGGGACGCGGCCGGTGAGCTGACCGATCGTCATGATCATCGCGTTGCCCGTAAACAGCTCCGAGCCCGCCATGATGACCAGCGACAGCGCGATCCCGAAGCTGGCGCCCATCACGATGCCCTGGAACGGCTCGAACTGGGTCCCCATGAGATCGCCCGCGAAGATGAAGGCGATCGCGACCCCGAAGCCGAGGTAGGCCCCGGCTAGCGCCGAGTGCGCGAGGTACGCCAGTAAGCGTTTGTTGATCAACTCCATCTGCGCGGCCGCCGCGCCCGAGACGTCCTCGATGGTTTCGCTGTACATGGTCAGTACCACCTCGCTTCGGTCGCACCGGACCGCACTACGGTTGACGTCCGTACGCTGCTGCCCACGTTAGCAGTCGTTTCGGTCATTTGTTTCCAGTTCCGAGAATCAATTGAACACATATAACGCTAATCCTTGGATGCCTGCTTTCGCCTTAACCACTATTATGCCACAAAGGGGTTATTCCGCGAATCGACCCGCCGTCCCGGACGGGCACCCAGCTTCTGGTAGCGAGTCGAGGGACCGACGCCGAAACTCGGGTCGCACCTGCGCCCGCGGAGCACGTCGAGAGTACCCGCGAAAGCTCTCGAAGCGGGTGATTTCGGTTCATTGTACGTCGCCAGCCCCAGTACTGGCCCGTACGAGTGATCGCCACCGTACCGTCTTTGGAGCGACGCATATCCATATTTTTGAGTTATACCTGGACGAACATCCTAATATAGTCCATTTACACTAGCAGACTACCCCTAATATCAGGAGAAAACTTTAATATATCCTCTGCAACCTCGCAGATGGGAAATGATCCCACGCAACGAGATCAACGACAAGTCGGAGACGCGCAGCAAGATCCTCGCGGCCAAAGAGGAGAAAGGAATGACGTTCTCGGACATCGCCGAGCAGGTGGGCGGCGACAAGACGTTCCTCGCGTCGGCGACCTACGACGCCGCGAGCATGACGAAAGACGACGCGATGGCGTTCGCGGAGGTGCTCGACCTCGGTCGCGACGTCGTCGAGGAGCTCCAGAAGCCGCCGATGAAGGGCCAGGGCGAGCCGACGATCCCGTCGGACCCGTGTCTCTACCGCTTCTACGAGGTCCCGCAGGTGTACGGGCCGGCGATGAAGGCGCTCATCCACGAGGAGTTCGGCGACGGCATCATGAGCGCGATCGACTTCGAGGTCAGCGTGGACAAGGAGCCCCACCCGGAGGGCGACCACGTCGTTATCACGTACGACGGGAAGTTCCTGCCGTACAAGCGCTGGTAGGCGCCGCCGCGCGGTAGCCGATTTCTTCTTACGGTTCTATCGATACTGGCGGTTCCGTTCTACGCAGCTTGGTTCCGCTTGTTGCCGGTCGATGTCGGTAGAGCAGTTCATAGCGTGTTCTCGTACGCCACCGAATAGAAGTAGTATCGCGGCGCCTTCAGACGTACTGCGTCACTCCTCGATGGCGTGTGTTAGTGCCGGTGTTCGTTCTGTCGTTGGGCTTCCGAGATGAAAAGCAGAAACGCAATCGTTCCCATGAATAAAACCACAAATGGGAGCGTCGTATCGCCTTGTTGCCCGTAGTACTGTGCGAGCGCCATCGGACTCACACAGAGGCCGAACAGGCCAATAGCGTAGCCGAGCTTGTCTATTGGGTTGTCGAATTGGGTAGCACTGCCAAGGAGGGAAATATCGTATGCAAAATAGAAGTACCCCGCACCAGCGTAAACCGCCGCTATCCCTGCCCCGATAAACCAGTTAGTGGAGAGAAACCAGTACGTACCGAGTCCCACTAACAGCCCACAGAGGACGGCGAGGGGGAGGTTCTTGTCCATATCAGCAGTGTATCGAGTAGACGTATAACCCTGGTGCCAGTTGGATAAGTTCGATGTGCGCGGATGTCTTTCTGCAGACGTTGGATTCGCGGTTCCACTGATCGGGCCGTCGAGTGCAGCCGAAAAAGAAGGACCACAGGGAGCTGCCGATCGCTCGCGCTACTCGCTCCGCGTCGGGATCGTCTTCGGATCGGGCTGGGAGGAGTTCAGCAACGCGACGTAGAGGCGACCGTTCTCGCGGTGCCAGCCGGTTTCGAGCGCGATGTGGCCGAGCACGAACAGCCCCAGCACGAGCCAGTGGATCGGCGTCATCTCCAGGTGGGGATGGATCATCGGCAGCCCGCCCATCATCGCGGAGATGCCGTTGTAGATTCCGGCGTACACCGCGACGGCGGGCAGCAGGGACAGCGGGATCGCCACCGCGCGGGCCAGCGGCGATAGCGACGCCTGCCCGACGAGCGTCCGGGTGCCCCGCAGCGCCGAGAGCACGACGATCGCGGTGAGGAACACGCCCGTCCCCGGCCCAGTCAGGCTCTTACCGGTGAGCTGGGCGAACAGCACGCCGGCGGCGATCGCCGCGAGGACGCCGACGCCGAACGTGAGCGCTTTCGATCCGGCACCCTTCTTCGATTTCTTCGGCGGGACCTTCTCGACGCGGGAACCGACCGAGAGGAACATGTACGCCTTGTAGAACCCGTGGACGATCAGGTGCGTGACGGCCGCGGCGAAGAAGCCGAGCCCGCACTGCAGGATCATAAAGCCCATCTGGGCCACGGTCGAGCAGCCGAGCCGCCCCTTCGCGGAGGGCTTGACCAGCATCCACGCCTGCGCGAGCACGGCGCTGACCGCGCCGGCGACGACGACCACGAGCATGACGACGACGTCGCCGGCGAACACGGGCGCCAGCCGGCTCAGCAGGACGCCGCCGGCGTTGACGAAGCCGGCGTGCATCATCGCGGAGGCGGGCGTCGGGGCGGTCATCGACGACAGTAGCCAATTGTGGAACGGGAACAGCGCGGACTGGATCATCGCGGCGCTCAGGATCAGCCCGGCGGCGACGGCGGTGGTGGCGGGCGACAGGCCCGCCACGTTCGCCAGGATTTCGGAGATGGCGGTCGCCCCGGTCGCCGCGCT containing:
- a CDS encoding formate/nitrite transporter family protein, yielding MYSETIEDVSGAAAAQMELINKRLLAYLAHSALAGAYLGFGVAIAFIFAGDLMGTQFEPFQGIVMGASFGIALSLVIMAGSELFTGNAMIMTIGQLTGRVPAGATLKVWAWSWIGNLIGSVIIAAMLVGSGTLPTEPFAAIGAAKMTMAPLELFLRAMLCNWLIVLAVWCNFRLENPVAKLIMIFWCLLVFIGAGFEHSIANMAILTSANLLPIADPAVSWSGMAYNIAIVTAGNVASGVFCLGAVYYYISTSYGIEYEWSMEDNVAMNVGAGTAASQDDD
- a CDS encoding proton-conducting transporter membrane subunit, which encodes MSAKRVNWLPSASTRLVWALFVVNAAVAAWMAGPGGVLTIDGIVRIDGLTAVMWVAVAFFSGIVHSFSRRYMAADPDVERFFGLVFLLTLVVMLLTAADHVALFVLAWTSMGLIMADLIGHVRDWPQADAAGGLARRYFLAGSVLLGAGLAVLSAATGATAISEILANVAGLSPATTAVAAGLILSAAMIQSALFPFHNWLLSSMTAPTPASAMMHAGFVNAGGVLLSRLAPVFAGDVVVMLVVVVAGAVSAVLAQAWMLVKPSAKGRLGCSTVAQMGFMILQCGLGFFAAAVTHLIVHGFYKAYMFLSVGSRVEKVPPKKSKKGAGSKALTFGVGVLAAIAAGVLFAQLTGKSLTGPGTGVFLTAIVVLSALRGTRTLVGQASLSPLARAVAIPLSLLPAVAVYAGIYNGISAMMGGLPMIHPHLEMTPIHWLVLGLFVLGHIALETGWHRENGRLYVALLNSSQPDPKTIPTRSE
- the cynS gene encoding cyanase, which translates into the protein MIPRNEINDKSETRSKILAAKEEKGMTFSDIAEQVGGDKTFLASATYDAASMTKDDAMAFAEVLDLGRDVVEELQKPPMKGQGEPTIPSDPCLYRFYEVPQVYGPAMKALIHEEFGDGIMSAIDFEVSVDKEPHPEGDHVVITYDGKFLPYKRW